The Phaeobacter gallaeciensis DSM 26640 genomic sequence CTGTTCCCAAACACCTGCGCTATGATCCGTTGCGGGACGCTGTGGTCCTCGGTAAGCACTCGCCAGCACTCGCGGCGCAACGATGTAAGGCCGCAGGAAGGGCTCGCACCGCCGCTGCTGGCGCCTGCGAGGAACTCAGACAGATCAACGCCCCGACAAGCGGCAAACTCTTCGGCGACTTCCATAACCTGCTTTTCGTGCTGCCGATCAGAGATGGCCTGTTTCTTCGGCTTGGTGCGCGACCTGACGCGAACCGGCTCCGCTCCGGAGGCTCGCCAACTCCTGTGCATTGCCAAGTTTTCAGCGCGGGCAAGCTCAATCATTCTGTGCATGCTCATAAGTTAGGCCCTCGATAATCGTCATGCCTATGGGTCAAGGTGGCGCCGAGGTCTCGGGTCTCTCTGTACTTCTTGAAGCCCGGCGCATTGAGGTTCTCTTTTTGTGTTCCCCAAGCGAGATTGTCAGGGCGGTTGTTTGCAGGGTTTTCGTCAAGGTGCATTACCACTGACTTTTCAGATGGGCTCGGGCCGTGGAACGCCTCGCATACAAGCCGATGGACTTTGAAAGTCTTGCCCTTGTAGACGGCGATAAATCGGCAATCCTGCTTGTTCCAAACGCCGAAGTGGGGCTGCCCGCCATATTGACGTTTGCCCCCACGCGGCATCCGCGCCGAGTACGGTTTGACCATTATGCGGCCCTCACTTGAAACAAGATATTGGGGTGCGCTCTCCGGGATTTTCCAAACTTCGCCCATCATTAGAAAGGTATCTCCGTATCATCAATGTTGTGCGAAGACCCGCCCTGGCTCCCGTAGCCGGACCCCTGATCCCCGCAGCCGCCGCTATCCCCGCCACCGCCGGAGCTACTGCCGCCCTGAGCGCTGTCCAGCATGGTCAGCGTCCCGCCGATGCCCTGCAATACGACCTCAGTTGAGTACCGGTCCTGGCCGCTCTGGTCCTGCCATTTTCGGGTCTGCAACTGGCCTTCGATGTAGACCTTGGAGCCTTTGCGAAGGTATTGCTCTGCCACGCGAACCAAGCCCTCGGAGAAGATCGAGACAGAATGCCACTCCGTCTTTTCGCGGCGTTCGCCCGTGTTGCGGTCTTTCCACGTCTCAGAAGTTGCCAAACGCAGGTTGCAGACCTTGCCGCCGTTCTGGAAGCTGCGGACTTCGGGGTCACGGCCCAAATTTCCGATCAACTGGACCTTGTTCAAACTGCCTGCCATCAGCTGGCCTCCAATTCTGCTTTGTGTTTCTGGATGCCTGAAAGGATCGTGGTGTGATGCCGCCCAAAGTGCTGGCCGATCTGCTCAAGGCTGTAACCTCGGCCATGAAGCTCGGCCCAGATCTTCCGACGGGGGATCTTGAAGTGATCGAACCGCGAGGGGCCGCGAAGCTCACTCGGCAAGACCTTGTGCGCCATGGCAACGGTCTCCGTGACCTGCTCCATCAGGCTTGATGGGGTTGCGACGGAACCGGGCTTCATCCGGTCGTGCAGCCCAGCGGTGTAGGCGTCCTGACGGATCTTTTCCACCAGTTCTGCGCGCTCTTTGGCGTGGCGCAGCTCCATTTCTATGAGGCTCTCGGTGGTCATTCTGCGGCCCCCTGCGAAGAGGCTCCAAAGCGGCGAGGCTTGAAACCGATATCGCGCATGATCTGATCCGCGTTGGCCGGATCCCCGCGCCGGGCGCTCGGCTCAGGCTCAGGGCGCGGAAGGCTCTGCACCGCCTTGGCACGGGCCTTGATGATCTCTGCGCGGATATGCCCCTCGTTGGGCATCTTGTTCGGGTTGCTGAGAACAGCGGCGCGGCAAGCGGCCTGAACCTCGGTGAGCGGGAAATCTTGCAGGGCGTTCATCCAGTCGACCAGCATCCGGTCGTGCGCTGCTGATCCTCGGTCGCGCTCCCAGCCGAAACGGTCGAACTTCTTGGCGAGAACTTCAAGCTCAACCGCCACCATAGCCCGATGTTTCGCCAAGTCCTGCGAGCCGAGCGATCTGCTCAAGGGCAGGGTCAGGCCGGTTTTCGGGTCGGCGGGAAGCTGGTGCGTTGCGGGGGTGGACATGGTTTTCGCCTTTCAGAACTTCGGTGATGTAAGGGATCGGGTCGTGGGTTCCGGCCTGCTGCGCGGCCTCAATTGCAAAGAGGACGGCGGGCGGCCCGGCCTCCTTGATCCACTTTCCGATCATCCGGCCGGGGTCTTTGACGCCCATCGCCGCAAGGATTGGCTTGCCAACTTTCCAGACGGCTTGCGTGGATGCGGAAACAACAACGATCTCGCCGCTAGGCTCAGTCGGCGGCGCAGCCGCGCGCTCTCCGTCAGGAGAGGTTGTTTTATTGTTTAATTGTTCTTTATTGGGTTGCTGGCGGGTTGCTGGTGGGTTGGCGCTTGGGTTTCCGGGCGTTTCCTTAGCCTGATATTCCTCATAATTACATATGGTTATGATGGTGCGCCTTTGGGTTGCCTTGCCGGTTACGATTTGGGTTATCGCGCCTTCGGCCTCCAGCAGCCCCAAGAACGTGCGGAGCGCCTGCCGTCCCATGCCGGTTTCAGCTTCCATCTGACGCTGAGAAACGCAGAGTTGCCCGCGCTTCACGTCGATCATCTTGCCGCCGACGTTGAACCGGGTATCCTTCCATGCAGCCTTGTGCAGCATCCAGTGCCACGCGCCGACTCGGTGCGCGGATCCAGAGAAAATGGGGTGGTCCCAAATCTTGCGGTAACTACAGATCCAGCCACTCATGACGCACCCACAATGCGAAGGCTCTTTGCCTCTTGCTGGCGTTTCCTGGCAGCCTCTGCCTGCCTCTCTACAGCTGGGAGGATATCGGCACCTTCGACGTGATAGAGAACATCCACGACCTCCGATGGGTGGAAAGCATCTCTCATGACCTCATACACGGATGGCCTGAGGGCGGAGATGTCCACAAAGTAGTCGGTATCGACAATCGTTTGGTCTGGGATGAACTCGCCCACCAGGCACTCGACCTGCCACCTCAGGTCATTATCCAGGTGCTGCATTACCTCTGAAACCTCGACGCGAAAGAACTCACGGGAGGCATTGACGCGCTGATCATGAAACTTCTCATGTGCGCGCAACTCCATCTCAACGCAATTGGGCGAAAAAACCTCGTATGCGACCTGAAATGGTGTAGGCACTCCCGTCTGCCATAGCTCGTTGGCTCGCTGCGCGACGGACCTTTCCGTCCGGCCTATTTTCAGGATCCCGGGCATGCTCGGGTTTCTCAAAACATAGACGTATCCCTTGCTCATGAGATCTCACCTCGATATTCCACGCCAATCACCGCGAGGGCCTCAGCGACAGTCGATGCCACCGCTTTCTGCCCGCGCCATGTGGCGTGCCATTTCTGTTGATCAGGGGTCAGCTTGCGGGCGCTTGGCGGCTTGCTGCCGTCCTTCACCTCGATCAGGAAGCTTTGCCCGCGAAAGCCGACGGCGAGGTCAGGAAAGCCATCACCAGCGGCGTGTGTGGGTGTGACAGTGGCCCCAGCGGCGCGAAGGGCTGCGACGACCTCACCCTGATTGGCGTCCACCTTGGCTGCGTATCGTCTTGCCATCAGTTCTGCCCCCTTGCGCGGCGCATACGGCGAATGCAGCGGTTCATGATCTTGGTGCGCTCCGCGATGGTGTCTGAGAGGATCTTCTGGCGGCGCATGATACGAGGAGCCAGTTTGGCCAGACGCGCCAGCTCCGCCTCATTGGCGTGTTCCATCCATGGGGCGCCAAGGCCGAATAGGTCGTCCAGAGGCGGCCCGCCGTTGTCGCCAATCGCGGCAGCCCATTCAGCGGCCATGCGGTCTTCTGCGGCCTCTTGCGCTTCAACGAGGCGCAGCAGTCGATCAAGTCCATCATCAAGCATGGCTTATTGCCTCTCTGTGTGTAGTGCAGGTCGGTGTACTGCTCAGCGTGAAATCAGCCGCCCCAGCGCCTTTGACAGGCGGTTGCGAATGCTCTTGGTGGAATTGGATTTGACTGCGCGGCACGGGCACTCAGCCAGCGCCACCATCAGTCCATGAGCCTCTGAGCGCGGCAGGCGGATGACGATTTCGTCACCCTCAGCCCTGACGGTTGGCGCGGCACTCATACCCGCCACCCCATGTGTGTGCGGATGCGCTCTGCGCGGGCTTTGAGGGCTTGATACCTGCGATATGCACGGCGGGATCTGGCCTCGTACCAACGGGCCAAGAGGTGCAAGCGGACACTCATTTCGGCCCCTCTATCTGCTGGAAGACGATCTCAGCGCCAGCGATCAGAAGCACTTTGAGAACAATCGGCCCCGGCGCGTCATTGTGGCAGTTCAGCCAGTTGTTGACCGTGCGGGCGTTGACCTCCAATGCCACCGCCGCGCGCTTGCAGAGGTCATGATCCGAGGTGGCCGGGAACGCGACCCAGAGCATATCCGAGAAAAACCGGCGGGCCGTTTTACGGTTGCTTTGCGGTTTTGCAAGATTTTTCCAGCCGTCGCGCATACGTCTGATGCGTGAGGATGAAACGGGTGTAGCCAAGGAGGATCGTGAATGGGTCATGTGAAGTCCCAAATTCTGATTTTACAGGGAGGGTTAGGCGGCGGAGAGCTGCATGGCTTTACGAAGCTCTTGCATCTTCTCGCGAACCTTGGAGCGCGTCCCTTCGCGCGGCTCCATGCCGCTCCGAAGCCCAGACACAAAGCCTGGATCATTCAGTGCTTCTCGACCCAAACGAGAAGGGGCGACCCCAGTTTCGCTCAGGAACTTTTCAACTTCGGATTTGAACTCAGGTAGCATCATGATTGGCATGATGTAGGATTTATCCCTCACTGTAAAGAGGATTTATCCCATTTGCGGCCATCTGCTGCATGTAGGATAGTCCCTACATGGACACTGGACAGATGATCGCAGAACGAATTGAGAACTTGGTGCAAGCAAAGGGCACCAACCCAAGGGCAGTGTCCTTGGCCGCAGGCATGAGCCCGACCGGTGTTCGTGACATTATCATCCGCAAAACGAAGAACCCAACCTTCGCCAACATACTAAAAATTGCTGAAGTATTGGAGGTGGATGTCACGGAGATTATCGGTGGCAAAGCGCCTCAACGTGACACCATCGCCATAGCCGGTAAAGTCGGCGCCGGGGCGCAGGTTCCTGTATTCGACGTCTACGAAAAGGGCGACGGCCCGCAGGTTGAGTGTCCACCCGGCCTATCACCGCACGGCATTGTTGCTGTTGAGGTCGAAGGCGACAGCATGGAGCCGGTATATTCTGCCGGAGACCTGCTGTTTTACACGCGGGATAGCTCGGAGGGTGTCCCCGGAGACGTCATCGGCCACCGCTGCGTTTGTGAGGATGCTGACGGAATGGGCTGGGTAAAACAGGTCAAGGCTGGGGATGAGCCTGGGCTCTTTCATCTTATTTCATTGAACCCTACAGGTGCAAATATGTGGAATGTGCACCTCAAGTGGGCTGCGCGGGTCAGGCTGCATTGGCCGGTGGAGTTTGTGAGGAAAAAATGACTGAAATCAGCACCGAAACTGAGGCCGGAAGTATTAGCGAACTGGTAGCAAGAGTTGAAGCTCTTGAGCTGGAAACTGCATACCTGAAATCAGCTATCGTTATATTAGCAACCGCCGATCTAAACGCCGCAGCGGTTTCTACGGAGCGATCTTCAAGTTCGAACGGAAAAAGTGAATCATACGACAAAATGCTGGAGCTGCATGAGCGGATGTTTGATCTTCTCTCTATAAAGCCAAAGGACAGCGGCGATGAATAGCACAGTTTCCGATCTGGCCGACTATAAGAAAACCTTGAAATCCAGCGGCGGAGGGGGCACTTATGACCCTATGGAAGTACGCGTTGCAAAGCTTGAGGCTGAACTGCACTCCATCGACAGAAGGCTCGATGGGATTGATCGCCGCCTTGACCGCATTGAGGATAAGATCCCCTCTAAGTGGGACATGGCGCAGGTTATTTTCTACGTAGTTGGGGCCCTGATGGCTGCTGCCATCTTTGGCCCGCGACTACTGGGGTTGATATCCGCAGCAACCTAATTGTAGCTCTATTGTAAATCGACAACCCCGCTTCGGCGGGGTTTTTCTTTGCGCGCTATGCAGTGAGTTTTGAGCTGAGGGGTGGCATCACCCTTGTAGCATCTATGGCGATGGGTGAAAATAAATTGTAGGATTTATCCTCTTTATTTATTGACGTAGGATTTTTCCTACATTATGTTGGTTCTCAAGCAACGGGAGAGCCAACATGCAAGACCGCGTATTCAAGACCATCTACCTCGGCGACGATATCGAGTGCATGGCGCAGGTGTTTTTCACCACCGATTACGACGCGCCTGACGCCTCTGTTGGCTGCGCTGGCGGTCATGGTGTTTACGCCTCAATCGCTGATGCAGTTGTTGAGGACGTCCTGCACTCCCGCGATGAGCTGGCCGAGATCTTCGGCAAGGCGGACGTGACCCGCGCAGAGCAGATCATTGAGGCGCAGCTCACCGAAGCACTGAACGACGGCGAGAGCATCATTGACGATGACGGCGCTGAGTTCGACCCGGCGGATTACGCCGCCCCTATCCATCAAATCGCAGCGGAGTGAGCGCTATGACCATTCACCCTATCCACGTCATTCCTAGCGATGACGGCATTTACAAGACGATAGGCGGCGACCTTGACGTGACCGCACCTCTTGGCACTGGCTTTAGCGACATCTCATCGCTTTCAGATGCTGTGCGGAACTGCTTTGAGGATGCGCACCCTGCGCTGCCTGACCTGATCATCAAGCTTTTTGAGACGGAGGCCGCAGCGATGGAGAAAAAGGCGAAGGGCGAGATCACTCAATTCCACAAGGCTCAAGGCCTCCGCTTTGCAGCCAAGACAATCGCGCAGTCAACGCCATGAATAGCGCCTGCAACGTCCACCGGATCGGCAAGACCATCGAAAAGCTGCGCACTGACTACGCTGCAGCCTCCACCCCGGCGGGGCCTCTGCCCCCGGACCACTCACGGGAGCCCCGCCGGGGGCTGGATACTGGCAATCCCGGCTGTGTCGCTGACGCCTGCGAAACGCTCAATAGCGAAGCTGACCAAGAGCGCTTTCGGGAGAGCCTGAGCGACGCCTTTATCTGGGGCGTCTGGTTCCTCGCGTTCCTCTGTGCAGCTGGCGCGTATCTCGCCGCTGGCCCCATTCTTCGCCTCATCGCGTGGATGGCCGGCGCTGCAATCTGATCCTCCCTGAGCCGCGCACCAAGACGCGCGGCCAACTCTCCCCCGGCGCATCCTGTCCCATACTCGCGCCGGGGGTCTTTTCCGAAAGGTGAGACAATGACCAAACATGAAGCGATCCCCGCTCTAGATACCGCAGTAGGGCACAAGTCAATTGCCTCTGCCCTGTCTGCCGCTCAGATGGAAATGGGCAAGGCCCTCAAGCAAGCGAACAATCCGCATTTCCGCAGCAAATACGCCGACCTCGGCAACGTTATGGATGCCTGCCTTCCTGCCTTGAATAAGAACGGCATCGCGGTTGTGCAGCCGACCACTGACGACGACACCGGGCGTTATGTCAAAACCATACTGATCCACGGCGAGACCGGCGAAACACTGGAATGCCGGGTGCCTCTGATCGTCAGCAAGAACGACATGCAGGGATACGGATCTGCCGTCACCTATGCGCGCCGCTATGGCCTGATGGCGATGGCTGGGATTGCCCCGGAGGACGACGACGGGAACGCTGCCGCGAAGGCAGCCCCGCAAGTGCAGACCGTCTCCGCTGGACAATACACCAAGCTACGGGATCTGGCGCAGGCTGCGGGCGTCACCGAGCAGGATATCTGCGCCAAGGTCGGTGCCCCCAGCCTTGAACAGTTCCCCGCCAACCGGTTCGACGCTGTTGCGAAGGGCTTGCAAAGCAAGATTGACGCGGCCAACCCAAGCCCCGCCGAGCAAATCACAGGCGACGAAATCCCGCATAAGGAGCCTCCACATGCCCCTTGATATGTCCATCATACAAGAAGCCTACGCCGCGCAGCGGTTCGTCTATTTCGACATCGAAACCATCCCCTGCCAGGATGAAAGCTACCTGCATGACCTCGAACGTAAAGTGAAGCCTCCTGCCAACTTGAAAAAGCCGGAAAGCATTGAAAAGTGGTTGGCTGAGAATCGCAAGAGCGCCGCTATTGACGCGCTTGCGAAGACCAGCTTCGACGGCGGGCGCGGCCGTGTTTGCACCATCGCATGGGCGAAAAACGACAGCCCTATCAGTGTGCGTCACGCCAAAACCACCGCTGACGAGCGCGATATTCTCGCAGATTTCTTTGCGGACCTCGACCCGTACCACAGCGAAACACTGGTGGGCCACAATATCGCGGGGTTTGATATCGGCTTTCTCCGCAAGCGGGCGGTTTATCTTGGGGTGCGGATGCCTGCTCCGAACAGCTTCCCCCGTGATCCGAAGCCGTGGGACCGGTCAATCGTGGACACCATGACGGCATGGGCTGGAGGAACCGGCTGGATCAGCATGGACGAACTGTGCCAGATCCTCGGCATTCAGGGTAAAGACGGTTTTGACGGCTCTCAGGTTGCCGCAGCATGGGCGGCAGGCGAACACGACAAGATTGCGGAATACTGCCGCGATGACGTCCACCGCACTCGCGAGATCCACAAGCGCTTTTTGCAGGCCGGTTTCTAATGGCCACTCCAAAGCAAATCCGCAAAACCTATGAGCAGGTAGAAGACGAGGCCAGACGGCTGGTGTCATTTCTCTGCGAGGACACGGTCCAAACGTGTCTTGAGGAAACCGCCACGCGCACTGGTGAGAGCCTGGAACAGGTCAAAGAGGTCATGGCCGCTGAGTGGTCGATGGCGGGGAGTGGGTAATGGGGCGATATGAGCTGCCTGTCAACTATGATCGCCTGCACTGGATGGAGCGCCGCGAAGTCCGCGAGCAGTATGCTCAGGAGCAGGGGGGCAAGTGCCAGCATTGCGGCGCCGACTTGGCCGGACAGCCGGCGAAGCGCATCCTGCGCAAGCGGATCAACTGGGGCCTGTTCCCCAAGAATTTCCGGAAATACCCGGTTCACCTTCATCACAGCCACGAAACCGGAATGACCATTGGTGCAGTGCATAATTACTGCAACGCAGTTCTTTGGCAGTACCACGGCGAATAGGGAGGCGGAACAAATGGCAACGCGCGTCTTAAATTCAAAGGAGGGTATTGGGCCGCTCGCGGACTTTCTTGGCGCGCGAGACAAGTTCCCGCTCACCATTACGATCACGAAGGGGGCCGCTCGGCGGGGCAGGCAGAACCGTCTGGCTCAGCGTTGGTTCACGGACGTTTCACGCCAGAAAGAGGACGAAACCCATGAGGAGGTGCGCGCATACTGCAAGCTGCACTTTGGGGTTCCCATCCTGCGGGCGGAGAACGAGGCGTTCCGGCAAAGTTATGACCGCACCATGCGCCCGCTCGATTACGAAACCAAACTTGCTGCGATGAAGAACCTGGACATTCCCGTAACCCGGCTGATGACCGTGAAGCAAATGACCGCCTTTATGGACGAAATGCAGCGGCACTGGTCCGGCTTGGGCTTTCGACTGACGGACCCGGAAGCGCTTAAGTACGAGGAAGAGTTTGCATGACCGACCTCATGGGACGCGGCCCACTCGGCCTGAAAGGCGCCAAGCCTCCGAAGCCACCCCGCAAGCCGATGAAGGCAAGCGGCCCGAAGACGACCAAGCTGCGCACCGCCGCTAAAGGTCAACCCTGCACACTGCGCCTGCCCTGCTGCAACAGCAACCCTGAGACCACCAGCCTTTCCCACATACGCGCATTTGGCTGGGCCGGGACCGCAGAGAAGCCGATGGATTTCCTCGCGGTCTTCGCCTGCTCTGACTGCCACGACGCGCTGGATCGGCGCAGAAACGGCGAACTCTGGGGCTGGGATGATGTGACCCGCGCCCTTGGGGAAACCCTTATCGCACAACACCGCATGGGCAACCTGATCGTTGCTTGAGCGCCTGAACGGAGAACACACATGACTGAATTGAAATACAACAGCACAACCACGCTCAAGCGCATTCGCGAGGGTAGCCCTGGAAGTGGGCGGGCTTGCGAGGAGGGTTACGCCAAGCTGCTCAAGACCCTCGGCAAGACCAAGGCCGATGATGAGCCGGTCACGCTGCTGCAGGTGCTGGACAGCAATGGCTTTGACGACGCACTTTGGGTTCTGTCCTACGCGATGCCTGACGACCGCCTAGCGCGTCATTTCCAAGCGTGGTGCGCTGAGCAGGTTTTGCATTTGTTTGAGGCCGAGTTCCCGAACGACACGCGTGTGCGCGATCAGATCGCCATGCTGCGGAACGACGACGCCACCGAAGCAGAACGGGCCGCCGCACGGGACGCCGCACGGGACGCCGCACGGGCCGCCGCACGGGACGCCGCATGGGCCGCCGCCGGAGCTGCCGCACGGGACGCCGCATGGGCCGCCGCCGGAGCTGCCACACGGGACGCCGCACGGGACGCCGCACGGGCCGCCGCACGGGACGCCGCATGGGCCGCCGCACGGGCCGCCCAAGAAGCACAGCTGCGCAAGATGCTGGAGAACGCACATGACTGATGCAGGCAAAGAGGCGGTGGCAGGTGGCGACCGCTTGACCCAAATTGAACAGCTTATGCTTTGCGTTGAGAGCGATCTTTCTGAACCGTGCCTAGACACGCTCTGGGAAGAGACCAAACGCCTCCTATCCGAAAACGAAACTCTCCGCGCCCAACTGCAGGCAGGAAGAGCGGATTACGGCTGCCCTGACGATGAGACCGCGCTGAATTACATCGAATCCACATACGGGGATGACATGCGTTGCGCAGTGTCGTGCATGTTTGATGCCATCCGCGCCCTCAAGTCCACCAGCACTGAGGGGGAGGGGTGATGGACTGGCAACCGATTGAGACAGCGCCGAAGGATGGGACGGAAATACTAGCCGTGTATGTTCCTAGTGGTAAATTCTCACCAGATTTTTCTATCGTTGAATGGGATGGAAAATCTTGGGTAGGGAAGTGCGACGGATATAGGTCGATTGAGGCGCAGAGCGATTTTCATACAAATTACCATGAGCCGTTTCTGACCCACTGGATGCCCCTACCTGAACCACCAAAGGACCCCCAATGACCGACCTGATTAAAGCAGCGGATGCGCTGGCGGAGTGCCAAGACGCTAAAGATCTACTGGCCGCTTGCAAAGTAGATCTAGAGAAAGCCGTCGTTGGAAGAACCGCTCAGTCGCAGCTGATGACTATTCATAGGGTGCTGGGATATGTTGAAGAAAATTTATCAGTGATCCACCACACCCTCACCACCTACCGCCAAGCCCGTGAAAGCGCGGATGGGGTGAAGGTCAAGCCGTTGGTGTGGTCAGAGGATGAAGAACATGCGATGGGGTACAGAGAGAACTCTCTTACCCTGATCGGACCCTATTGGGTTGAAGATCACGAAAACAGCGGCGAATGGCGAACTTATTTCGATAGCTTCGCAGGTGATGTCTTCATCTCAGGATCAGATAGTGAGGAAGACGCCAAAGCCGCAGCCCAAGCCGACTACGAAGCCCGCATTAAAGCAGCACTGGAGGACTGAGGATGGAAGCACCTGAACTGAAGCCGTGTCCGTTTTGCGGCTGTGTGGATCTTGAGGAATTGGACCGGCACCAAGTATGCATGAGGTGTGGGGCGAAAGGCCCAAGGATGCCACTTTACCCTGATGATAAGGCTTTTACATGGAACACCCGCTCCGCCACCGACGTGGCAGTGAAGCCGTTGACGGTGGACGCGCTGGCTAAGGGGGACACCTGATGGAACTCCCAGACAGAATTTGGGTTTACTGCAACGGCGGAGAACATGGCGACTGGGGCGTAACGGACGATCCAGAAAACGCGAAGTTCGGAGATATTGAGTATATTCAATTCCCGCGATTCTATGAACTGCTGAACGAAATCGAAGTAAACAGGAGCAGGCACTACGAAGATTGCCTTGAACTGTTGAGAAAAGCCGAGAAGAGAAGAAGTGAAGCCCTAAGGATAATGGCTTTCGCGGGCGCACTCATCATAACAGCCGGTATAATCTTTGCGCTAGATATCATGATTGGGGGCACATGATGGCAGATCAGATCATCACCGACGAAGTGAAGTATGTGACCGCAACGCAGGCCATCAACTCCCCGCGCTGGCCTTTTGGCCGCGACAAGTTCTATCGCATGGTGCAACGGGGCAAGATCACGCCCAGCATTCCGTTTGAAGGGTCACGCAAGGTTTACTCTGTGGCCCAGATCGACGGGCTATTTCAGGCCCCCAGCGAACAATAAAGTGGGGGCCAGAGTGGGGGCCAGAACCCCGAAGCTGGAAAATTATCCAGCAATATCAAAGGGTGATTGGTGCGGACGGCGGGACTCGAACCCGCACGGCCATACGGCCAGGAGATTTTAAGTCTCCGGTGTCTACCATTCCACCACGTCCGCACAGCAGGCAAACCTACTGGTACCACAGACCTACCTAGGACGCCGCAGCGGTACAATGGGGTATCTTACGGATTTGATGAATATTCCGAGCGCAGCGGTGCTAGAGCTTACAGTTCAACCTCCGGCGTGG encodes the following:
- a CDS encoding VRR-NUC domain protein produces the protein MARRYAAKVDANQGEVVAALRAAGATVTPTHAAGDGFPDLAVGFRGQSFLIEVKDGSKPPSARKLTPDQQKWHATWRGQKAVASTVAEALAVIGVEYRGEIS
- the ssb gene encoding single-stranded DNA-binding protein, encoding MAGSLNKVQLIGNLGRDPEVRSFQNGGKVCNLRLATSETWKDRNTGERREKTEWHSVSIFSEGLVRVAEQYLRKGSKVYIEGQLQTRKWQDQSGQDRYSTEVVLQGIGGTLTMLDSAQGGSSSGGGGDSGGCGDQGSGYGSQGGSSHNIDDTEIPF
- a CDS encoding 3'-5' exonuclease — its product is MPLDMSIIQEAYAAQRFVYFDIETIPCQDESYLHDLERKVKPPANLKKPESIEKWLAENRKSAAIDALAKTSFDGGRGRVCTIAWAKNDSPISVRHAKTTADERDILADFFADLDPYHSETLVGHNIAGFDIGFLRKRAVYLGVRMPAPNSFPRDPKPWDRSIVDTMTAWAGGTGWISMDELCQILGIQGKDGFDGSQVAAAWAAGEHDKIAEYCRDDVHRTREIHKRFLQAGF
- a CDS encoding GIY-YIG nuclease family protein, encoding MSKGYVYVLRNPSMPGILKIGRTERSVAQRANELWQTGVPTPFQVAYEVFSPNCVEMELRAHEKFHDQRVNASREFFRVEVSEVMQHLDNDLRWQVECLVGEFIPDQTIVDTDYFVDISALRPSVYEVMRDAFHPSEVVDVLYHVEGADILPAVERQAEAARKRQQEAKSLRIVGAS
- a CDS encoding DUF551 domain-containing protein: MDWQPIETAPKDGTEILAVYVPSGKFSPDFSIVEWDGKSWVGKCDGYRSIEAQSDFHTNYHEPFLTHWMPLPEPPKDPQ
- a CDS encoding DUF1364 domain-containing protein; this encodes MTDLMGRGPLGLKGAKPPKPPRKPMKASGPKTTKLRTAAKGQPCTLRLPCCNSNPETTSLSHIRAFGWAGTAEKPMDFLAVFACSDCHDALDRRRNGELWGWDDVTRALGETLIAQHRMGNLIVA
- a CDS encoding XRE family transcriptional regulator, with protein sequence MDTGQMIAERIENLVQAKGTNPRAVSLAAGMSPTGVRDIIIRKTKNPTFANILKIAEVLEVDVTEIIGGKAPQRDTIAIAGKVGAGAQVPVFDVYEKGDGPQVECPPGLSPHGIVAVEVEGDSMEPVYSAGDLLFYTRDSSEGVPGDVIGHRCVCEDADGMGWVKQVKAGDEPGLFHLISLNPTGANMWNVHLKWAARVRLHWPVEFVRKK
- a CDS encoding HNH endonuclease signature motif containing protein; the protein is MMGEVWKIPESAPQYLVSSEGRIMVKPYSARMPRGGKRQYGGQPHFGVWNKQDCRFIAVYKGKTFKVHRLVCEAFHGPSPSEKSVVMHLDENPANNRPDNLAWGTQKENLNAPGFKKYRETRDLGATLTHRHDDYRGPNL
- a CDS encoding ERF family protein, with amino-acid sequence MTKHEAIPALDTAVGHKSIASALSAAQMEMGKALKQANNPHFRSKYADLGNVMDACLPALNKNGIAVVQPTTDDDTGRYVKTILIHGETGETLECRVPLIVSKNDMQGYGSAVTYARRYGLMAMAGIAPEDDDGNAAAKAAPQVQTVSAGQYTKLRDLAQAAGVTEQDICAKVGAPSLEQFPANRFDAVAKGLQSKIDAANPSPAEQITGDEIPHKEPPHAP
- a CDS encoding helix-turn-helix domain-containing protein; translated protein: MTTESLIEMELRHAKERAELVEKIRQDAYTAGLHDRMKPGSVATPSSLMEQVTETVAMAHKVLPSELRGPSRFDHFKIPRRKIWAELHGRGYSLEQIGQHFGRHHTTILSGIQKHKAELEAS